Part of the Arthrobacter gengyunqii genome is shown below.
CCGCCATACCTGCACACTGGATGAGCTGGCGGCGGCAGGAAGCCGCCAAAGCTGCACCCTCGTTGGCAGTGCCGGATCTTTCGTGCAGATAACGGGCCTTGCCAAAATCCTCTGTGCAGATCAGGGGCCTATTCGGGCCGAATGCCCATGAATGAGCCCGTTATCTGCACGAAGGATTGGCGCGGTGCCTGTTTGAGCCCGTTATCTGCACGATGGATTGGTGCGGTGCCTGTTTGAGCCCGTTATCCGCACGAAGGTTCCCGGGAAACCGCCGCACGTCCGGGCCGTCCCTCCCGACGGAGAGTCATCGAAGGCTTCCGGACCGTTCCGGCTGCTTCCAGGCACTCCCGTCCCTTCCGGTCCCCGTCCCGACCGCGCCGGACCGTCCGGGTGGGCGATACTGGAAGCATGCAGCTTCCCGGAACTTCAGGCACCCCGTCCGCAGCCACCCACCGGCCCTTCGGCAGCACCGAAGGCGTGCCCCGCCGCGTGGTGCTTCTGGGCTCCACCGGTTCCATTGGCACCCAAGCCATCGACGTGGCGGACGCTGCCCCGGACCGCTTCACCATCGTCGCGCTCGCCGCTGGCGGCTCCAACCTGGACCTGCTCGCGCAGCAGGCCGTCCATACCCGGGCCGCCGCCGTGGGTTGCGCCCTGGCGGACAACGACACCCTGCACAAAGCCGTGCAGGACGCCGCCCGCGCCGCCGGCGTCACGGACTACGATCCCGAGCTTTTCACCGGCCCCTCCGCCGCCACCGCCATTGCCGCCTGGCCCGAAGCCGAAGTGGTGCTCAACGGCATCACCGGCTCCATCGGCTTGGAACCCACCCTGGCGGCGCTGGCTGCCGGACACCTGCTGGCCCTGGCCAACAAGGAATCCCTGATTGTCGGGGGAGAGCTGATCAAGAAGGCCGCCGCCCCCGGACAGCTGGTACCCGTGGACTCGGAACACTCCGCCCTGGCCCAGGCGCTGCGTTCCGGCACGCCGGAGGAAGTGGACCGGCTGGTGGTCACCGCCTCCGGCGGACCGTTCCGCGGCATGAACCGGGCCGAACTCCAGAACGTCACCCCCGATCAGGCGCTGGCCCACCCCACGTGGAAAATGGGACGGATGGTCACCACCAACTCGGCGTCGATGGTCAACAAGGCACTGGAAGTCATCGAAGCCCACCTGCTCTTCGATATCCCGCTGGAACGGATCGACGTCGTTGTCCATCCCCAGTCAGTGGTCCATTCCATGGTCCAGTTCGTGGACGGCTCTACCATCGCCCAGGCCTCGCCGCCGGACATGCGCCTGCCGATTGCCCTGGGCATGGGCTGGCCGCACCGCGTGCCCGGAGCCGCGAAGCCCTGCGACTGGTCCAAGGCCGCGGAGTGGACGTTCGAGCCGTTGGACGAAGAGGCCTTCCCCGCCGTCGCGCTGGCCAAGCGCACCGCCGCGGCCGGCGGCACCGGCATGGCCGTTTACAACGCCGCCAACGAAGAAGCCGTGGACGCCTTCCATGACGGTCTCATTGGATTCACAGACATCGTTGATACGATCTCCGCCGTACTGGCCGAACACACCGACACAGCGCCATTGACGCTGGAGTCCGTGCTGGCAGCTGAGAAGTGGGCCCGCGCGGCTGCACGGGAACGCTGCGGGCGCTGAAGCCATGACCCGTTGTTCCGTTGAACCTAAGGAAATCCGTTGACCGTTCTGCTCTTCATCCTGGGCGTCTTGTTCGTGGCGGTGGGCATCGCCGTGTCCATTGCGCTGCACGAGGTGGGCCACCTGGTGCCGGCGAAGGCCTTCAAGGTCCGGGTGACGCAGTACATGATCGGGTTCGGTCCCACTGTGTTCTCCCGGCGCCGCGGCGAAACCGAATACGGCGTCAAGGCGCTGCCGCTGGGCGGTTACGTTTCCATGGTGGGCATGTACCCGCCCAACAAGGCCGACGACGCCGACGGCACGGTCCGGAGCTCCAGCACCGGAATGTTCCAGCAGTTGGCCACGGATGCCCGGGCGGCTGCCGCCGAGCAGCTTCAGCCCGGCGACGAGAACCGGATGTTCTACAACCTGCCGATCTGGAAGCGG
Proteins encoded:
- the dxr gene encoding 1-deoxy-D-xylulose-5-phosphate reductoisomerase, whose amino-acid sequence is MQLPGTSGTPSAATHRPFGSTEGVPRRVVLLGSTGSIGTQAIDVADAAPDRFTIVALAAGGSNLDLLAQQAVHTRAAAVGCALADNDTLHKAVQDAARAAGVTDYDPELFTGPSAATAIAAWPEAEVVLNGITGSIGLEPTLAALAAGHLLALANKESLIVGGELIKKAAAPGQLVPVDSEHSALAQALRSGTPEEVDRLVVTASGGPFRGMNRAELQNVTPDQALAHPTWKMGRMVTTNSASMVNKALEVIEAHLLFDIPLERIDVVVHPQSVVHSMVQFVDGSTIAQASPPDMRLPIALGMGWPHRVPGAAKPCDWSKAAEWTFEPLDEEAFPAVALAKRTAAAGGTGMAVYNAANEEAVDAFHDGLIGFTDIVDTISAVLAEHTDTAPLTLESVLAAEKWARAAARERCGR